In one window of Sciurus carolinensis chromosome X, mSciCar1.2, whole genome shotgun sequence DNA:
- the Nlgn3 gene encoding neuroligin-3 isoform X1, which translates to MWLRLGPPSLPLSPTPAIGRSLCLTLWFLSLVLRASTQAPAPTVNTHFGKLRGARVPLPSEILGPVDQYLGVPYAAPPIGEKRFLPPEPPPSWSGIRNATHFPPVCPQNIHTAVPEVMLPVWFTANLDIVATYIQEPNEDCLYLNVYVPTEDVKRISKECARKPNKKICRKGGSGAKKQGEDLADNDGDEDEDIRDSGAKPVMVYIHGGSYMEGTGNMIDGSVLASYGNVIVITLNYRVGVLGFLSTGDQAAKGNYGLLDQIQALRWVSENIAFFGGDPRRITVFGSGIGASCVSLLTLSHHSEGLFQRAIIQSGSALSSWAVNYQPVKYTSLLADKVGCNVLDTVDMVDCLRQKSAKELVEQDIQPARYHVAFGPVIDGDVIPDDPEILMEQGEFLNYDIMLGVNQGEGLKFVEGVVDPEDGVSGTDFDYSVSNFVDNLYGYPEGKDTLRETIKFMYTDWADRDNPETRRKTLVALFTDHQWVEPSVVTADLHARYGSPTYFYAFYHHCQSLMKPAWSDAAHGDEVPYVFGVPMVGPTDLFPCNFSKNDVMLSAVVMTYWTNFAKTGDPNKPVPQDTKFIHTKANRFEEVAWSKYNPRDQLYLHIGLKPRVRDHYRATKVAFWKHLVPHLYNLHDMFHYTSTTTKVPPPDTTHSSHITRRPNGKTWSTKRPAISPAYSNENAQGSWNGDQDAGPLLVENPRDYSTELSVTIAVGASLLFLNVLAFAALYYRKDKRRQEPLRQTSPQRGAGAPELGAAPEEELAALQLGPTHHECEAGPPHDTLRLTALPDYTLTLRRSPDDIPLMTPNTITMIPNSLVGLQTLHPYNTFAAGFNSTGLPHSHSTTRV; encoded by the exons ATGTGGCTGCGGCTTGGCCCGCCCTCGCTGCCCCTGAGCCCCACGCCCGCAATTGGCCGGAGCCTGTGCCTCACCCTGTGGTTCCTCAGTTTGGTGCTGAGGGCCAGTACTCAGGCCCCAGCACCCACAGTCAATACTCACTTTGGGAAGCTAAGGGGTGCCCGGGTGCCATTGCCCAGTGAGATCCTGGGGCCTGTGGACCAATACCTGGGGGTGCCCTACGCAGCTCCCCCGATCGGCGAGAAACGTTTCCTGCCCCCTGAACCACCCCCATCCTGGTCGGGCATCCGGAACGCCACACACTTTCCCCCAGTGTGCCCCCAGAACATCCATACAGCTGTGCCTGAAGTCATGCTGCCCGTCTGGTTCACTGCCAACTTGGATATCGTCGCTACTTACATCCAGGAGCCCAACGAAGACTGCCTCTATCTGAACGTCTATGTGCCCACGGAGGATG tAAAGCGGATTTCCAAGGAATGCGCCCGAAAGCCCAACAAGAAAATATGTAGGAAAGGAG GATCCGGCGCTAAGAAACAGGGCGAGGACTTAGCGGATAATGACGGGGATGAAGATGAAG ACATTCGGGACAGTGGTGCTAAGCCTGTAATGGTCTACATCCATGGAGGCTCTTATATGGAAGGGACTGGCAACATGATTGATGGCAGCGTCCTTGCCAGTTATGGCAACGTCATCGTCATCACCCTCAACTATCGAGTTGGGGTGCTAG GTTTCCTGAGCACTGGAGATCAGGCGGCCAAGGGCAACTATGGGCTCCTTGACCAAATCCAGGCCCTCCGCTGGGTGAGCGAGAATATTGCTTTCTTTGGAGGAGATCCCCGCCGTATAACGGTCTTTGGCTCAGGCATCGGTGcatcctgtgtcagcctcctcaCACTGTCACATCACTCTGAGG GGCTTTTCCAGAGGGCCATCATCCAAAGTGGCTCTGCTCTGTCCAGTTGGGCTGTGAACTACCAACCAGTGAAGTATACTAGCCTGCTGGCAGATAAAGTGGGTTGTAACGTACTGGACACTGTGGATATGGTGGACTGTCTTCGGCAAAAGAGCGCCAAGGAGCTGGTAGAGCAGGACATCCAGCCCGCCCGCTACCATGTGGCCTTTGGCCCTGTAATTGATGGTGATGTCATTCCTGATGACCCTGAAATCCTCATGGAACAGGGCGAGTTCCTCAACTATGACATCATGCTAGGTGTCAACCAGGGTGAGGGTCTCAAGTTTGTAGAAGGGGTGGTGGACCCTGAGGATGGTGTCTCTGGCACTGACTTTGACTATTCTGTCTCCAACTTTGTGGACAATCTGTATGGTTACCCTGAGGGTAAGGATACCCTGCGGGAAACCATCAAGTTCATGTACACAGACTGGGCAGACCGTGACAACCCTGAGACCCGTCGTAAAACACTGGTGGCACTCTTCACTGACCACCAGTGGGTGGAGCCCTCTGTGGTTACAGCTGATCTGCATGCCCGATATGGCTCACCTACCTATTTCTACGCCTTCTACCATCACTGCCAGAGCCTCATGAAGCCTGCTTGGTCAGATGCAGCACATGGGGATGAAGTACCCTACGTTTTTGGTGTCCCTATGGTAGGCCCCACTGACCTTTTCCCCTGCAACTTCTCCAAGAATGACGTTATGCTCAGTGCTGTCGTCATGACCTATTGGACCAACTTTGCCAAGACTGG GGATCCCAACAAGCCGGTCCCCCAGGACACCAAGTTCATTCACACCAAGGCCAACCGCTTTGAGGAAGTGGCCTGGTCTAAATACAATCCCCGAGACCAGCTCTACCTTCACATCGGGCTGAAACCAAGGGTCCGCGATCATTACCGAGCCACTAAGGTTGCCTTTTGGAAACACCTGGTGCCCCACCTGTACAACCTGCATGACATGTTCCACTATACATCCACAACCACCAAAGTGCCGCCCCCGGATACCACCCACAGCTCCCACATCACCCGCAGGCCCAATGGCAAGACCTGGAGCACCAAGCGGCCAGCCATCTCTCCTGCCTACAGCAATGAGAACGCCCAAGGGTCCTGGAACGGGGACCAGGATGCAGGGCCTCTCCTGGTGGAGAACCCTCGAGACTATTCCACTGAATTAAGTGTGACCATCGCTGTGGGGGCCTCCCTCTTGTTCCTCAATGTTCTGGCTTTTGCTGCCCTCTATTACCGGAAGGACAAACGGCGACAGGAGCCTCTGCGGCAGACTAGCCCCCAGAGGGGAGCTGGAGCCCCTGAATTGGGAGCTGCTCCTGAGGAGGAGCTGGCAGCATTACAGCTTGGACCCACTCACCATGAGTGTGAGGCTGGTCCCCCCCATGACACACTGCGCCTCACTGCATTGCCCGATTATACCCTGACCCTGCGGCGCTCCCCTGATGACATCCCACTCATGACCCCCAACACCATCACTATGATTCCCAACTCCCTGGTAGGGCTGCAGACATTGCACCCCTATAACACCTTTGCTGCAGGGTTCAACAGTACCGGGCTGCCCCACTCACATTCCACTACCCGGGTATAG
- the Nlgn3 gene encoding neuroligin-3 isoform X2, protein MWLRLGPPSLPLSPTPAIGRSLCLTLWFLSLVLRASTQAPAPTVNTHFGKLRGARVPLPSEILGPVDQYLGVPYAAPPIGEKRFLPPEPPPSWSGIRNATHFPPVCPQNIHTAVPEVMLPVWFTANLDIVATYIQEPNEDCLYLNVYVPTEDGSGAKKQGEDLADNDGDEDEDIRDSGAKPVMVYIHGGSYMEGTGNMIDGSVLASYGNVIVITLNYRVGVLGFLSTGDQAAKGNYGLLDQIQALRWVSENIAFFGGDPRRITVFGSGIGASCVSLLTLSHHSEGLFQRAIIQSGSALSSWAVNYQPVKYTSLLADKVGCNVLDTVDMVDCLRQKSAKELVEQDIQPARYHVAFGPVIDGDVIPDDPEILMEQGEFLNYDIMLGVNQGEGLKFVEGVVDPEDGVSGTDFDYSVSNFVDNLYGYPEGKDTLRETIKFMYTDWADRDNPETRRKTLVALFTDHQWVEPSVVTADLHARYGSPTYFYAFYHHCQSLMKPAWSDAAHGDEVPYVFGVPMVGPTDLFPCNFSKNDVMLSAVVMTYWTNFAKTGDPNKPVPQDTKFIHTKANRFEEVAWSKYNPRDQLYLHIGLKPRVRDHYRATKVAFWKHLVPHLYNLHDMFHYTSTTTKVPPPDTTHSSHITRRPNGKTWSTKRPAISPAYSNENAQGSWNGDQDAGPLLVENPRDYSTELSVTIAVGASLLFLNVLAFAALYYRKDKRRQEPLRQTSPQRGAGAPELGAAPEEELAALQLGPTHHECEAGPPHDTLRLTALPDYTLTLRRSPDDIPLMTPNTITMIPNSLVGLQTLHPYNTFAAGFNSTGLPHSHSTTRV, encoded by the exons ATGTGGCTGCGGCTTGGCCCGCCCTCGCTGCCCCTGAGCCCCACGCCCGCAATTGGCCGGAGCCTGTGCCTCACCCTGTGGTTCCTCAGTTTGGTGCTGAGGGCCAGTACTCAGGCCCCAGCACCCACAGTCAATACTCACTTTGGGAAGCTAAGGGGTGCCCGGGTGCCATTGCCCAGTGAGATCCTGGGGCCTGTGGACCAATACCTGGGGGTGCCCTACGCAGCTCCCCCGATCGGCGAGAAACGTTTCCTGCCCCCTGAACCACCCCCATCCTGGTCGGGCATCCGGAACGCCACACACTTTCCCCCAGTGTGCCCCCAGAACATCCATACAGCTGTGCCTGAAGTCATGCTGCCCGTCTGGTTCACTGCCAACTTGGATATCGTCGCTACTTACATCCAGGAGCCCAACGAAGACTGCCTCTATCTGAACGTCTATGTGCCCACGGAGGATG GATCCGGCGCTAAGAAACAGGGCGAGGACTTAGCGGATAATGACGGGGATGAAGATGAAG ACATTCGGGACAGTGGTGCTAAGCCTGTAATGGTCTACATCCATGGAGGCTCTTATATGGAAGGGACTGGCAACATGATTGATGGCAGCGTCCTTGCCAGTTATGGCAACGTCATCGTCATCACCCTCAACTATCGAGTTGGGGTGCTAG GTTTCCTGAGCACTGGAGATCAGGCGGCCAAGGGCAACTATGGGCTCCTTGACCAAATCCAGGCCCTCCGCTGGGTGAGCGAGAATATTGCTTTCTTTGGAGGAGATCCCCGCCGTATAACGGTCTTTGGCTCAGGCATCGGTGcatcctgtgtcagcctcctcaCACTGTCACATCACTCTGAGG GGCTTTTCCAGAGGGCCATCATCCAAAGTGGCTCTGCTCTGTCCAGTTGGGCTGTGAACTACCAACCAGTGAAGTATACTAGCCTGCTGGCAGATAAAGTGGGTTGTAACGTACTGGACACTGTGGATATGGTGGACTGTCTTCGGCAAAAGAGCGCCAAGGAGCTGGTAGAGCAGGACATCCAGCCCGCCCGCTACCATGTGGCCTTTGGCCCTGTAATTGATGGTGATGTCATTCCTGATGACCCTGAAATCCTCATGGAACAGGGCGAGTTCCTCAACTATGACATCATGCTAGGTGTCAACCAGGGTGAGGGTCTCAAGTTTGTAGAAGGGGTGGTGGACCCTGAGGATGGTGTCTCTGGCACTGACTTTGACTATTCTGTCTCCAACTTTGTGGACAATCTGTATGGTTACCCTGAGGGTAAGGATACCCTGCGGGAAACCATCAAGTTCATGTACACAGACTGGGCAGACCGTGACAACCCTGAGACCCGTCGTAAAACACTGGTGGCACTCTTCACTGACCACCAGTGGGTGGAGCCCTCTGTGGTTACAGCTGATCTGCATGCCCGATATGGCTCACCTACCTATTTCTACGCCTTCTACCATCACTGCCAGAGCCTCATGAAGCCTGCTTGGTCAGATGCAGCACATGGGGATGAAGTACCCTACGTTTTTGGTGTCCCTATGGTAGGCCCCACTGACCTTTTCCCCTGCAACTTCTCCAAGAATGACGTTATGCTCAGTGCTGTCGTCATGACCTATTGGACCAACTTTGCCAAGACTGG GGATCCCAACAAGCCGGTCCCCCAGGACACCAAGTTCATTCACACCAAGGCCAACCGCTTTGAGGAAGTGGCCTGGTCTAAATACAATCCCCGAGACCAGCTCTACCTTCACATCGGGCTGAAACCAAGGGTCCGCGATCATTACCGAGCCACTAAGGTTGCCTTTTGGAAACACCTGGTGCCCCACCTGTACAACCTGCATGACATGTTCCACTATACATCCACAACCACCAAAGTGCCGCCCCCGGATACCACCCACAGCTCCCACATCACCCGCAGGCCCAATGGCAAGACCTGGAGCACCAAGCGGCCAGCCATCTCTCCTGCCTACAGCAATGAGAACGCCCAAGGGTCCTGGAACGGGGACCAGGATGCAGGGCCTCTCCTGGTGGAGAACCCTCGAGACTATTCCACTGAATTAAGTGTGACCATCGCTGTGGGGGCCTCCCTCTTGTTCCTCAATGTTCTGGCTTTTGCTGCCCTCTATTACCGGAAGGACAAACGGCGACAGGAGCCTCTGCGGCAGACTAGCCCCCAGAGGGGAGCTGGAGCCCCTGAATTGGGAGCTGCTCCTGAGGAGGAGCTGGCAGCATTACAGCTTGGACCCACTCACCATGAGTGTGAGGCTGGTCCCCCCCATGACACACTGCGCCTCACTGCATTGCCCGATTATACCCTGACCCTGCGGCGCTCCCCTGATGACATCCCACTCATGACCCCCAACACCATCACTATGATTCCCAACTCCCTGGTAGGGCTGCAGACATTGCACCCCTATAACACCTTTGCTGCAGGGTTCAACAGTACCGGGCTGCCCCACTCACATTCCACTACCCGGGTATAG
- the Nlgn3 gene encoding neuroligin-3 isoform X3, producing the protein MWLRLGPPSLPLSPTPAIGRSLCLTLWFLSLVLRASTQAPAPTVNTHFGKLRGARVPLPSEILGPVDQYLGVPYAAPPIGEKRFLPPEPPPSWSGIRNATHFPPVCPQNIHTAVPEVMLPVWFTANLDIVATYIQEPNEDCLYLNVYVPTEDDIRDSGAKPVMVYIHGGSYMEGTGNMIDGSVLASYGNVIVITLNYRVGVLGFLSTGDQAAKGNYGLLDQIQALRWVSENIAFFGGDPRRITVFGSGIGASCVSLLTLSHHSEGLFQRAIIQSGSALSSWAVNYQPVKYTSLLADKVGCNVLDTVDMVDCLRQKSAKELVEQDIQPARYHVAFGPVIDGDVIPDDPEILMEQGEFLNYDIMLGVNQGEGLKFVEGVVDPEDGVSGTDFDYSVSNFVDNLYGYPEGKDTLRETIKFMYTDWADRDNPETRRKTLVALFTDHQWVEPSVVTADLHARYGSPTYFYAFYHHCQSLMKPAWSDAAHGDEVPYVFGVPMVGPTDLFPCNFSKNDVMLSAVVMTYWTNFAKTGDPNKPVPQDTKFIHTKANRFEEVAWSKYNPRDQLYLHIGLKPRVRDHYRATKVAFWKHLVPHLYNLHDMFHYTSTTTKVPPPDTTHSSHITRRPNGKTWSTKRPAISPAYSNENAQGSWNGDQDAGPLLVENPRDYSTELSVTIAVGASLLFLNVLAFAALYYRKDKRRQEPLRQTSPQRGAGAPELGAAPEEELAALQLGPTHHECEAGPPHDTLRLTALPDYTLTLRRSPDDIPLMTPNTITMIPNSLVGLQTLHPYNTFAAGFNSTGLPHSHSTTRV; encoded by the exons ATGTGGCTGCGGCTTGGCCCGCCCTCGCTGCCCCTGAGCCCCACGCCCGCAATTGGCCGGAGCCTGTGCCTCACCCTGTGGTTCCTCAGTTTGGTGCTGAGGGCCAGTACTCAGGCCCCAGCACCCACAGTCAATACTCACTTTGGGAAGCTAAGGGGTGCCCGGGTGCCATTGCCCAGTGAGATCCTGGGGCCTGTGGACCAATACCTGGGGGTGCCCTACGCAGCTCCCCCGATCGGCGAGAAACGTTTCCTGCCCCCTGAACCACCCCCATCCTGGTCGGGCATCCGGAACGCCACACACTTTCCCCCAGTGTGCCCCCAGAACATCCATACAGCTGTGCCTGAAGTCATGCTGCCCGTCTGGTTCACTGCCAACTTGGATATCGTCGCTACTTACATCCAGGAGCCCAACGAAGACTGCCTCTATCTGAACGTCTATGTGCCCACGGAGGATG ACATTCGGGACAGTGGTGCTAAGCCTGTAATGGTCTACATCCATGGAGGCTCTTATATGGAAGGGACTGGCAACATGATTGATGGCAGCGTCCTTGCCAGTTATGGCAACGTCATCGTCATCACCCTCAACTATCGAGTTGGGGTGCTAG GTTTCCTGAGCACTGGAGATCAGGCGGCCAAGGGCAACTATGGGCTCCTTGACCAAATCCAGGCCCTCCGCTGGGTGAGCGAGAATATTGCTTTCTTTGGAGGAGATCCCCGCCGTATAACGGTCTTTGGCTCAGGCATCGGTGcatcctgtgtcagcctcctcaCACTGTCACATCACTCTGAGG GGCTTTTCCAGAGGGCCATCATCCAAAGTGGCTCTGCTCTGTCCAGTTGGGCTGTGAACTACCAACCAGTGAAGTATACTAGCCTGCTGGCAGATAAAGTGGGTTGTAACGTACTGGACACTGTGGATATGGTGGACTGTCTTCGGCAAAAGAGCGCCAAGGAGCTGGTAGAGCAGGACATCCAGCCCGCCCGCTACCATGTGGCCTTTGGCCCTGTAATTGATGGTGATGTCATTCCTGATGACCCTGAAATCCTCATGGAACAGGGCGAGTTCCTCAACTATGACATCATGCTAGGTGTCAACCAGGGTGAGGGTCTCAAGTTTGTAGAAGGGGTGGTGGACCCTGAGGATGGTGTCTCTGGCACTGACTTTGACTATTCTGTCTCCAACTTTGTGGACAATCTGTATGGTTACCCTGAGGGTAAGGATACCCTGCGGGAAACCATCAAGTTCATGTACACAGACTGGGCAGACCGTGACAACCCTGAGACCCGTCGTAAAACACTGGTGGCACTCTTCACTGACCACCAGTGGGTGGAGCCCTCTGTGGTTACAGCTGATCTGCATGCCCGATATGGCTCACCTACCTATTTCTACGCCTTCTACCATCACTGCCAGAGCCTCATGAAGCCTGCTTGGTCAGATGCAGCACATGGGGATGAAGTACCCTACGTTTTTGGTGTCCCTATGGTAGGCCCCACTGACCTTTTCCCCTGCAACTTCTCCAAGAATGACGTTATGCTCAGTGCTGTCGTCATGACCTATTGGACCAACTTTGCCAAGACTGG GGATCCCAACAAGCCGGTCCCCCAGGACACCAAGTTCATTCACACCAAGGCCAACCGCTTTGAGGAAGTGGCCTGGTCTAAATACAATCCCCGAGACCAGCTCTACCTTCACATCGGGCTGAAACCAAGGGTCCGCGATCATTACCGAGCCACTAAGGTTGCCTTTTGGAAACACCTGGTGCCCCACCTGTACAACCTGCATGACATGTTCCACTATACATCCACAACCACCAAAGTGCCGCCCCCGGATACCACCCACAGCTCCCACATCACCCGCAGGCCCAATGGCAAGACCTGGAGCACCAAGCGGCCAGCCATCTCTCCTGCCTACAGCAATGAGAACGCCCAAGGGTCCTGGAACGGGGACCAGGATGCAGGGCCTCTCCTGGTGGAGAACCCTCGAGACTATTCCACTGAATTAAGTGTGACCATCGCTGTGGGGGCCTCCCTCTTGTTCCTCAATGTTCTGGCTTTTGCTGCCCTCTATTACCGGAAGGACAAACGGCGACAGGAGCCTCTGCGGCAGACTAGCCCCCAGAGGGGAGCTGGAGCCCCTGAATTGGGAGCTGCTCCTGAGGAGGAGCTGGCAGCATTACAGCTTGGACCCACTCACCATGAGTGTGAGGCTGGTCCCCCCCATGACACACTGCGCCTCACTGCATTGCCCGATTATACCCTGACCCTGCGGCGCTCCCCTGATGACATCCCACTCATGACCCCCAACACCATCACTATGATTCCCAACTCCCTGGTAGGGCTGCAGACATTGCACCCCTATAACACCTTTGCTGCAGGGTTCAACAGTACCGGGCTGCCCCACTCACATTCCACTACCCGGGTATAG
- the Nlgn3 gene encoding neuroligin-3 isoform X4 translates to MLPVWFTANLDIVATYIQEPNEDCLYLNVYVPTEDVKRISKECARKPNKKICRKGGSGAKKQGEDLADNDGDEDEDIRDSGAKPVMVYIHGGSYMEGTGNMIDGSVLASYGNVIVITLNYRVGVLGFLSTGDQAAKGNYGLLDQIQALRWVSENIAFFGGDPRRITVFGSGIGASCVSLLTLSHHSEGLFQRAIIQSGSALSSWAVNYQPVKYTSLLADKVGCNVLDTVDMVDCLRQKSAKELVEQDIQPARYHVAFGPVIDGDVIPDDPEILMEQGEFLNYDIMLGVNQGEGLKFVEGVVDPEDGVSGTDFDYSVSNFVDNLYGYPEGKDTLRETIKFMYTDWADRDNPETRRKTLVALFTDHQWVEPSVVTADLHARYGSPTYFYAFYHHCQSLMKPAWSDAAHGDEVPYVFGVPMVGPTDLFPCNFSKNDVMLSAVVMTYWTNFAKTGDPNKPVPQDTKFIHTKANRFEEVAWSKYNPRDQLYLHIGLKPRVRDHYRATKVAFWKHLVPHLYNLHDMFHYTSTTTKVPPPDTTHSSHITRRPNGKTWSTKRPAISPAYSNENAQGSWNGDQDAGPLLVENPRDYSTELSVTIAVGASLLFLNVLAFAALYYRKDKRRQEPLRQTSPQRGAGAPELGAAPEEELAALQLGPTHHECEAGPPHDTLRLTALPDYTLTLRRSPDDIPLMTPNTITMIPNSLVGLQTLHPYNTFAAGFNSTGLPHSHSTTRV, encoded by the exons ATGCTGCCCGTCTGGTTCACTGCCAACTTGGATATCGTCGCTACTTACATCCAGGAGCCCAACGAAGACTGCCTCTATCTGAACGTCTATGTGCCCACGGAGGATG tAAAGCGGATTTCCAAGGAATGCGCCCGAAAGCCCAACAAGAAAATATGTAGGAAAGGAG GATCCGGCGCTAAGAAACAGGGCGAGGACTTAGCGGATAATGACGGGGATGAAGATGAAG ACATTCGGGACAGTGGTGCTAAGCCTGTAATGGTCTACATCCATGGAGGCTCTTATATGGAAGGGACTGGCAACATGATTGATGGCAGCGTCCTTGCCAGTTATGGCAACGTCATCGTCATCACCCTCAACTATCGAGTTGGGGTGCTAG GTTTCCTGAGCACTGGAGATCAGGCGGCCAAGGGCAACTATGGGCTCCTTGACCAAATCCAGGCCCTCCGCTGGGTGAGCGAGAATATTGCTTTCTTTGGAGGAGATCCCCGCCGTATAACGGTCTTTGGCTCAGGCATCGGTGcatcctgtgtcagcctcctcaCACTGTCACATCACTCTGAGG GGCTTTTCCAGAGGGCCATCATCCAAAGTGGCTCTGCTCTGTCCAGTTGGGCTGTGAACTACCAACCAGTGAAGTATACTAGCCTGCTGGCAGATAAAGTGGGTTGTAACGTACTGGACACTGTGGATATGGTGGACTGTCTTCGGCAAAAGAGCGCCAAGGAGCTGGTAGAGCAGGACATCCAGCCCGCCCGCTACCATGTGGCCTTTGGCCCTGTAATTGATGGTGATGTCATTCCTGATGACCCTGAAATCCTCATGGAACAGGGCGAGTTCCTCAACTATGACATCATGCTAGGTGTCAACCAGGGTGAGGGTCTCAAGTTTGTAGAAGGGGTGGTGGACCCTGAGGATGGTGTCTCTGGCACTGACTTTGACTATTCTGTCTCCAACTTTGTGGACAATCTGTATGGTTACCCTGAGGGTAAGGATACCCTGCGGGAAACCATCAAGTTCATGTACACAGACTGGGCAGACCGTGACAACCCTGAGACCCGTCGTAAAACACTGGTGGCACTCTTCACTGACCACCAGTGGGTGGAGCCCTCTGTGGTTACAGCTGATCTGCATGCCCGATATGGCTCACCTACCTATTTCTACGCCTTCTACCATCACTGCCAGAGCCTCATGAAGCCTGCTTGGTCAGATGCAGCACATGGGGATGAAGTACCCTACGTTTTTGGTGTCCCTATGGTAGGCCCCACTGACCTTTTCCCCTGCAACTTCTCCAAGAATGACGTTATGCTCAGTGCTGTCGTCATGACCTATTGGACCAACTTTGCCAAGACTGG GGATCCCAACAAGCCGGTCCCCCAGGACACCAAGTTCATTCACACCAAGGCCAACCGCTTTGAGGAAGTGGCCTGGTCTAAATACAATCCCCGAGACCAGCTCTACCTTCACATCGGGCTGAAACCAAGGGTCCGCGATCATTACCGAGCCACTAAGGTTGCCTTTTGGAAACACCTGGTGCCCCACCTGTACAACCTGCATGACATGTTCCACTATACATCCACAACCACCAAAGTGCCGCCCCCGGATACCACCCACAGCTCCCACATCACCCGCAGGCCCAATGGCAAGACCTGGAGCACCAAGCGGCCAGCCATCTCTCCTGCCTACAGCAATGAGAACGCCCAAGGGTCCTGGAACGGGGACCAGGATGCAGGGCCTCTCCTGGTGGAGAACCCTCGAGACTATTCCACTGAATTAAGTGTGACCATCGCTGTGGGGGCCTCCCTCTTGTTCCTCAATGTTCTGGCTTTTGCTGCCCTCTATTACCGGAAGGACAAACGGCGACAGGAGCCTCTGCGGCAGACTAGCCCCCAGAGGGGAGCTGGAGCCCCTGAATTGGGAGCTGCTCCTGAGGAGGAGCTGGCAGCATTACAGCTTGGACCCACTCACCATGAGTGTGAGGCTGGTCCCCCCCATGACACACTGCGCCTCACTGCATTGCCCGATTATACCCTGACCCTGCGGCGCTCCCCTGATGACATCCCACTCATGACCCCCAACACCATCACTATGATTCCCAACTCCCTGGTAGGGCTGCAGACATTGCACCCCTATAACACCTTTGCTGCAGGGTTCAACAGTACCGGGCTGCCCCACTCACATTCCACTACCCGGGTATAG